A genomic region of Synechococcus sp. NOUM97013 contains the following coding sequences:
- a CDS encoding cytochrome c, which yields MFHACDASVTSTSSTAASERKRGLVPALVAVAVITALVLVGWLYAGTRLDPYSKATLAITGDIQHGGQIFRINCAGCHGIAAQGLVGPSLQGLSTRRSDRAVIHQIVSGETPPMPRFEIEPEGMADLLSYLHTFD from the coding sequence TTGTTCCATGCATGCGACGCATCTGTGACCTCAACGTCATCAACTGCTGCTTCTGAGCGCAAGCGTGGGTTGGTGCCGGCGCTGGTTGCCGTCGCTGTGATCACCGCGCTGGTGCTGGTGGGTTGGCTCTACGCGGGAACCCGACTCGACCCCTACAGCAAAGCCACATTGGCCATAACGGGTGACATCCAACATGGTGGACAGATTTTCAGGATCAACTGTGCCGGCTGCCATGGCATTGCCGCCCAGGGGTTGGTGGGTCCAAGCCTTCAGGGCCTCAGCACACGCCGGTCCGATCGCGCTGTGATTCACCAGATCGTGAGCGGAGAAACACCACCCATGCCCCGTTTCGAAATCGAACCGGAAGGGATGGCTGACCTGCTGAGCTATCTGCACACCTTCGACTGA
- the bchI gene encoding magnesium chelatase ATPase subunit I, with protein sequence MSSTRKRRVFPFTAVIGQEEMKLALLLNVIDPRIGGVMIMGDRGTGKSTTIRALADLLPGIEVVAGDPYNSSPTDPDLQSSDVVQRLEHGETLGTEERQVPMVDLPLGATEDRLCGTIDIEKALSDGVRAFEPGLLAKANRGLLYVDEVNLLDDHLVDVLLDSAASGWNTVEREGVSVRHPARFVLIGSGNPEEGELRPQLLDRFGMSVEVRTVRDPELRVQVVDQRTAFDTDPDQFSTAVEAGQQALQQRVVEAQQRLDQVQIDDDLRLRISAVCGELDVDGLRGDIVTNRAARALAAFEGRTEVTEEDVARVASCCLRHRLRKDPLEQIDSGDRVVKVFCKVFERSESSDRAEFELALAA encoded by the coding sequence GTGAGTTCAACGCGCAAGCGCAGAGTCTTCCCCTTCACCGCTGTGATCGGGCAGGAGGAGATGAAGCTTGCCCTCCTGCTAAACGTGATTGATCCCCGCATCGGTGGGGTGATGATCATGGGCGATCGGGGCACAGGCAAATCAACCACCATCAGGGCTCTGGCAGATCTGCTGCCCGGGATTGAAGTGGTGGCGGGTGACCCCTACAACAGCTCGCCCACGGATCCGGATCTGCAGAGCAGTGACGTGGTTCAGCGTCTCGAGCACGGCGAAACCCTCGGGACCGAAGAACGCCAGGTGCCGATGGTCGACCTCCCTCTGGGGGCCACGGAAGATCGACTGTGCGGAACCATTGACATCGAGAAGGCGCTCAGTGATGGCGTTCGTGCCTTTGAACCGGGCTTGCTGGCCAAAGCCAACCGGGGTTTGCTCTATGTGGACGAGGTGAATCTGCTGGACGACCACCTAGTGGACGTTCTGCTCGATTCAGCCGCGTCCGGCTGGAACACCGTGGAACGGGAGGGCGTCTCGGTGCGCCACCCCGCCCGTTTTGTGCTGATCGGTTCCGGCAACCCCGAGGAAGGTGAACTGCGTCCTCAGCTGCTCGACCGCTTCGGCATGAGTGTGGAGGTGCGCACCGTGCGTGACCCCGAACTGCGCGTGCAGGTGGTGGATCAGCGCACAGCGTTCGACACGGATCCAGATCAATTCAGCACAGCTGTTGAAGCTGGCCAGCAAGCCCTGCAGCAACGCGTGGTGGAGGCTCAGCAACGTCTTGACCAGGTTCAGATCGATGACGATCTGCGTCTGCGCATCTCAGCGGTGTGTGGCGAACTGGATGTGGATGGGCTCCGTGGTGACATCGTTACCAACCGGGCCGCGCGCGCCCTGGCGGCGTTTGAAGGTCGCACCGAAGTGACTGAAGAGGATGTTGCCCGGGTGGCGTCATGTTGCCTTCGGCACCGCCTGCGTAAAGATCCCCTGGAGCAGATCGATTCAGGCGATCGCGTGGTCAAGGTGTTCTGCAA
- a CDS encoding RNA methyltransferase, whose protein sequence is MTLVVVLVEPAGPLNVGSVARLCANFGVDELRLVNPRCDPKDPEALRMAVHGQNVLQNARHSPSLIDALSDCQRVVASCGRLDHGEIPLQAPEQAMPWVHQGLETNARVALVFGREDRGLSNEELLLSQRVVRLHSSDAYPSLNLSHAVAVLLHELERTRRQPDPGPPEPLQAVEAALPPQLDACLSDAEDLLLEAGFLLEHTAKARMAKVRALLQRALARPEEVALLRGMVRQLRWAIRSNRP, encoded by the coding sequence TTGACGCTCGTTGTCGTGCTGGTGGAGCCTGCCGGACCGCTCAACGTGGGCAGCGTCGCCCGGCTCTGCGCCAATTTTGGAGTGGATGAGCTGCGACTGGTCAACCCCCGCTGCGACCCCAAGGATCCAGAGGCCCTGCGCATGGCCGTGCATGGCCAGAACGTTCTGCAGAACGCACGGCACTCTCCATCACTGATTGATGCCCTGTCCGATTGCCAGCGGGTTGTGGCCAGTTGCGGACGCCTGGACCACGGAGAGATCCCACTGCAGGCACCGGAACAGGCCATGCCCTGGGTTCATCAGGGGCTCGAGACCAACGCCCGCGTTGCCTTGGTGTTCGGCCGAGAAGACCGTGGACTCAGCAACGAAGAGCTGCTGCTGAGTCAGCGCGTGGTGCGACTGCACTCGAGCGATGCCTACCCATCCCTGAATTTGTCCCACGCGGTGGCTGTGCTTCTGCACGAGCTGGAACGCACCCGCAGGCAACCCGATCCAGGTCCCCCAGAGCCGCTTCAGGCGGTAGAAGCCGCACTGCCTCCTCAGCTGGATGCCTGCCTCAGCGATGCAGAGGATCTGTTGCTTGAGGCGGGTTTTCTGCTGGAACACACAGCCAAGGCACGAATGGCCAAGGTGAGAGCACTGCTGCAAAGGGCCTTGGCTCGCCCGGAGGAAGTGGCACTACTGCGCGGCATGGTGCGTCAACTTCGTTGGGCGATTCGTAGCAACCGCCCGTAA
- a CDS encoding serine hydrolase translates to MATSRSSRQTPGWGRPLRLLLRLVLMGVGLGVITGSALKLAGTGAQRGDWPIPSWLVSTDIAPQDEEAVTATGSSAPLSSRNDNLGRFETRNELTALSQRWKELAATQADLKVSAFMLVLDDGRYAQLEPDTALPAASSIKTPILLVTLEELDAGRLRWNEPLTLTKTVVGGGAGWMASKPIGTRFPTHEVATEMIRVSDNTATNLLIDRLGGKEALNLRFNALGLSATAVNNWLPDLGGTNTTSARDLAHAIALVDTGEALSIRSRDLFRQVMGTSITNTLIPRGLMRGLGGQQGKPDQSLMIKGYRVLNKTGDIGIAYADAGLIELPDGNRAVAAFLVKGPFNDPRSTEMIRKLTAAMAPVLKPKPAVSPAVSQPSTNQ, encoded by the coding sequence TTGGCCACAAGTCGATCCAGTCGCCAGACCCCAGGCTGGGGACGACCGCTGCGTCTGTTGCTACGCCTTGTGCTGATGGGCGTCGGCCTGGGAGTGATCACTGGGTCTGCCTTGAAGCTTGCTGGCACGGGAGCCCAGCGGGGTGACTGGCCGATTCCCAGCTGGCTGGTGTCAACGGACATCGCGCCGCAGGACGAGGAGGCGGTGACGGCAACGGGCAGTAGTGCCCCGCTCTCCAGCCGCAACGACAACCTTGGTCGTTTTGAAACGCGCAATGAACTCACTGCCCTGAGTCAACGTTGGAAAGAACTGGCCGCGACCCAAGCGGATCTGAAGGTGAGCGCTTTCATGCTCGTGCTGGATGACGGTCGCTACGCCCAGCTCGAACCCGACACCGCGCTACCGGCGGCGAGTTCAATCAAGACGCCGATTCTTTTGGTGACGCTGGAGGAGCTGGATGCCGGGCGCTTGCGCTGGAATGAGCCCCTCACCCTCACCAAAACCGTGGTGGGAGGAGGAGCCGGCTGGATGGCTTCGAAGCCCATCGGCACCCGCTTCCCCACGCATGAAGTCGCCACGGAGATGATCCGTGTCAGCGACAACACAGCCACCAACCTGCTGATCGATCGTCTCGGCGGCAAGGAAGCACTCAATCTTCGCTTCAACGCCCTTGGGCTGAGCGCCACCGCCGTGAACAACTGGCTCCCGGACCTTGGGGGAACCAACACAACCAGCGCCAGAGACCTCGCCCACGCCATCGCTCTGGTCGACACCGGCGAAGCTCTGTCGATCCGCAGCCGCGATCTGTTCCGTCAGGTGATGGGCACCTCCATCACCAACACCCTCATCCCCCGTGGGCTGATGCGAGGGCTCGGCGGTCAGCAGGGAAAGCCGGATCAGAGCCTGATGATCAAGGGCTATCGGGTCTTGAACAAAACCGGTGACATCGGGATCGCCTATGCCGATGCCGGGTTGATCGAACTGCCCGATGGCAATCGCGCCGTCGCCGCCTTCCTAGTGAAAGGTCCTTTCAACGACCCACGCTCAACGGAAATGATCCGCAAGCTCACAGCAGCGATGGCCCCGGTGCTCAAACCCAAACCAGCCGTGAGCCCTGCCGTGTCCCAACCCAGCACCAACCAGTGA
- a CDS encoding DUF3370 domain-containing protein: MKRFSRIPMLVTLAAMAASAASQSITPPMAWAQDQTSTSQAAGEGKAADDGPQIRRQEVRSLPGSLDPVLVLNDNNPELISGEGILVSTFPQSPGLDLALNGRFDLFSHHVYAGTPDRLDSTLWLAVIAQPATDQAVTLDLLGGSTALSQAVSKEQTASPFLPLPALMAESGTPISSGPGSRVAGDLLRGDSATELPRQWTIQPGTATTLVMLPIPVAGLDPLLNGRNLQMRLHSSGPVHMATLAAFGDNRQAPSAADWQKLLNAGVQSPKEHEPTPRGARGRIIYSRVSGVQIGSTWQAQLTDPGSSYLDLSENTISWPISSLINGDLQTGQIQTAELEAFDPGTAWAAHGNYGVEYDLTLPLRNASAETRTVAIALESPDKNQSTNQQLAFSRSEGGPVMFRGPIEVTGLDGNDGQRSGPRRFHLVLRRGQQGPELGQVSLGPGESRRVRVRLIYPADATPPQVLSLRPVKQSSPAQDDRP, translated from the coding sequence ATGAAACGCTTCTCCCGGATTCCGATGCTGGTCACGCTGGCGGCGATGGCGGCTTCCGCAGCCAGCCAGTCCATCACTCCGCCGATGGCATGGGCGCAAGATCAGACATCCACCAGCCAAGCGGCTGGCGAAGGCAAAGCTGCTGACGACGGTCCGCAGATCCGACGCCAGGAAGTGCGCAGCCTGCCCGGCAGTCTGGATCCGGTGCTGGTCCTGAACGACAACAACCCTGAACTGATCAGCGGTGAGGGAATTCTGGTCTCCACATTCCCGCAAAGCCCTGGGCTTGATCTGGCCTTGAACGGGCGTTTCGACCTGTTCAGCCATCACGTCTACGCCGGAACACCTGACCGCCTCGACTCGACGCTCTGGCTTGCTGTGATCGCTCAACCAGCCACCGATCAGGCCGTCACGCTGGACCTGCTGGGCGGAAGCACCGCGCTCTCCCAGGCGGTCAGCAAGGAGCAAACCGCATCGCCCTTTCTGCCGCTGCCTGCCTTGATGGCGGAAAGCGGAACTCCCATTTCTTCAGGTCCTGGCAGCCGCGTGGCTGGCGATCTGCTGCGTGGAGACTCGGCAACCGAACTCCCCCGGCAATGGACCATCCAGCCGGGGACAGCAACGACTCTGGTGATGCTCCCCATTCCTGTGGCCGGCCTGGACCCGCTGCTGAACGGTCGCAATCTGCAGATGAGGCTGCACAGCTCAGGGCCCGTGCACATGGCCACACTCGCCGCCTTCGGCGACAACCGTCAGGCACCCAGCGCTGCCGACTGGCAGAAGCTGCTGAATGCTGGCGTACAGAGTCCGAAAGAACACGAACCGACGCCCCGCGGTGCCAGGGGGCGCATCATTTATTCCCGCGTCAGTGGCGTCCAGATCGGCAGCACCTGGCAAGCACAGCTGACTGACCCCGGATCCAGTTATCTCGACCTGAGCGAAAACACGATCTCCTGGCCGATCAGCAGCCTCATCAATGGCGATCTTCAAACCGGACAGATTCAGACAGCGGAGCTCGAGGCCTTCGACCCAGGCACCGCCTGGGCAGCGCACGGCAACTACGGCGTGGAGTACGACCTCACACTGCCCCTGCGCAATGCCAGCGCTGAGACGCGGACCGTAGCGATCGCCCTGGAATCGCCCGATAAAAACCAAAGCACGAACCAACAACTCGCCTTCAGCCGCAGCGAAGGCGGGCCGGTGATGTTCCGCGGGCCGATCGAAGTGACGGGGCTGGACGGGAATGACGGGCAACGCAGTGGCCCCCGGCGTTTTCACCTGGTGCTGCGACGGGGACAGCAAGGCCCGGAGCTTGGTCAGGTGTCGCTTGGCCCGGGCGAGAGTCGGCGCGTGCGCGTGCGACTGATCTACCCAGCGGATGCCACACCACCACAGGTGCTGAGCCTCCGACCTGTGAAACAATCCTCACCAGCACAAGACGATCGTCCGTGA
- the petG gene encoding cytochrome b6-f complex subunit V, with protein sequence MIEPLLCGIVLGLIPVTLLGLFVAAWNQYRRGSALGG encoded by the coding sequence ATGATCGAACCCCTGCTCTGCGGAATCGTTTTGGGCTTGATCCCCGTTACGCTTCTGGGACTGTTCGTGGCTGCTTGGAATCAGTACCGCCGGGGGAGTGCTCTGGGGGGCTGA